CGGTACCAGGCGACGAACGAGCGGCTATAGCTGTCGGGCACGCGCGCTGGCGCTGCGTCGTGCAGCACCGTCACCTGACGCGAATACAGCAGCGGTCCCGAATTGCACAGGTTGAGAAGCAGCCGCCCGCGCGCGGCGTACGGCAGCGCAAGCTGCTCCCAGCGCAGACCGCCGCCCTTCCCGCTTGCCCGCAATCCGACGTGGCGGAAGGGGTTGGGCATATCCGTCAGCGCTTCGGGTACGACGATCTCAGCCCGCAATCCGGCGACGAGGGGATCGCGCAGTTCGATCAGCTGATCGAGCGCACGGATGGTCTCGAACGCGAAGCGGTCGACCCCTGTCGCACGGCGGCCGAGAAAGCGGCCGTTGATCAGCAGGTTGGGGCGAGGCACGTGTGTCATCGACAGGGTCCGGGCATCGCTCATATCGACCGTCGCCGAGACGACGGATCCGACACGCCACGCCATGTAGTTCATATGACGCGAGCGTAGCCGGTCCGCTCCCCCGCGAATGTTCGCCGGCGCGCATGGCAGGTCGATTCGCGTTCCGCCCGCATCGTGGATCGCGCATGAATGGCGCATTACGTGAACCCGCACACAGATCGCGACGTGTTGTCCGATGCGCAGGATGAAAGAAGATTGCGTCGGGTCCGCGCGATGTTTCTTCGTGGACCCTATCCGTTCGCCGTCGCACACACCGGGGATGCAACGACGCAGCAGAATGTGCGCTGCACGCGCCTTCAGAAAAGGCCAACTCATCCAGTCGCCGGCAAGGAACAAAGCGCCCGAAACCGGCGACGTTCGCACGCGAGGAATTCGCCGTGAAGCATCCCGTCGCAACCCTCCCCGGCCTCGCGGCCTCCCCACCCGTCTCTCGCGCTTCGCGCATGAGGACGGGCGCGCGCGCCGTCGCGAGTGTCGCGGCGTGCGTCTGCGTGCTCGCCGGCGCAGCGGCGGCACACGCGGCCGACAATCCTGTGCGGATGATGCCCGTCGACGCCTTCCTCGACACGCTCGGCGTCGTCACCCACGTCAACTACACGGATGGCGCGTATCTGAACGTGCGCAATGTCGCCGACGACATGGCATGGCTCGGCATCCGTCACGCGCGTGACTACACGCCCGGCCCGAGCGCGCCGTTCGCCAGCTACGCGTATCTCGCACAGCGCGGCGTCAGGTTCAATTTCCTCGTGCGCTCGAACATTGCGGAGTCGATCGAACTCGCCGCGCGCCTGAACACGGAAGTGCCCGGCAGCATCGCGGCCATTGAAGGCTTCAACGAGATCGACAACTTTCCGATCCCCTATCGCGGGCTCACGGGGCAGGCTGCCGGACTCGCCGCGCAGCGTGAAATCTACACGCGCGTACGCGGCACGCCGGAACTCAAGGGCGTTCCCGTCTACGATCTGACGGGCTTCGACACGAGAACGGTCGAGTCGCGCGCCGATTCCGCCGATTACGCGAATCAGCATGCATATCCGCAGAACGGCAATCAGCCGACGTACAACTCGCCGGGCGGCAGCTGGATTCCCGCGGCTATCTATAGCGTGAAGAAATTCAACCTGCCGATCGTCATCACCGAATTCGGCTATTTCTCGATGCCGCAATCGGGCTGGTACATGATTGGCGTCGACGAGCCGACGCAGGCCAAGGC
This genomic interval from Paraburkholderia sabiae contains the following:
- a CDS encoding calcium-binding protein; its protein translation is MKHPVATLPGLAASPPVSRASRMRTGARAVASVAACVCVLAGAAAAHAADNPVRMMPVDAFLDTLGVVTHVNYTDGAYLNVRNVADDMAWLGIRHARDYTPGPSAPFASYAYLAQRGVRFNFLVRSNIAESIELAARLNTEVPGSIAAIEGFNEIDNFPIPYRGLTGQAAGLAAQREIYTRVRGTPELKGVPVYDLTGFDTRTVESRADSADYANQHAYPQNGNQPTYNSPGGSWIPAAIYSVKKFNLPIVITEFGYFSMPQSGWYMIGVDEPTQAKAVLNGYLDSAVAGVKRIYVYELLDEKADPQNKSGEMHFGMFRFDNSPKPVAYAIRNLTTILKAGTARRTKDPARSTLPYTLADMPVSANSLLLQKKDGRFVLALWNETQIWDRANGKPVTHPPARISIDFGASVRHVDVYDPLVSAEPQASHRDVRQLPVDVPDHVILLEITPADTPGT